The Scomber japonicus isolate fScoJap1 chromosome 9, fScoJap1.pri, whole genome shotgun sequence genome includes a region encoding these proteins:
- the dhfr gene encoding dihydrofolate reductase, producing MSRILNGIVAVCPDMGIGMNGNLPWHPVRLNNEFKHFRKMTATASVEGKQNVVIMGRKTWFSIPEKNRPLNNRINIVLSRELKVAPAGAHYLAADFSSALRLLDSELSNQADQVWVIGGNSLYKELMESPGTRRLFVTQILKQFECDTFLPKISLEKYHLLPEFPGVPKDLQEENGIQYRFEVYESIKQ from the exons ATGTCCCGCATCCTGAACGGTATAGTGGCGGTGTGTCCTGACATGGGCATCGGTATGAATGGAAACCTACCGTGGCATCCGGTTAGACTCAA taatgaattcaaacatttccGAAAGATGACAGCAACGGCATCTGTGGAAG GAAAGCAGAATGTGGTAATCATGGGCAGGAAGACGTGGTTTTCCATCCCAGAGAAGAACAGACCTTTGAACAACAGGATCAACATCGTCCTCAGCAGGGAGCTCAA AGTGGCCCCTGCAGGAGCTCACTACCTGGCTGCAGATTTCAGCTCAGCTCTCAGGCTGCTGGACAGTGAGCTGTCAAACCAGGCTGACCAGGTCTGGGTGATAGGAGGCAACTCTCTATACAAG GAGCTGATGGAGAGCCCGGGGACGAGGAGATTGTTCGTCACACAAATCCTGAAGCAGTTTGAGTGTGACACGTTCCTTCCTAAAATCAGCCTGGAAAAATATCATCTACTGCCAGA GTTTCCAGGAGTCCCAAAAGATCTGCAGGAGGAGAACGGAATCCAGTACAGATTTGAAGTCTATGAGAGCATCAAGCAGTGA